The following coding sequences are from one Cenarchaeum symbiosum A window:
- a CDS encoding cell division GTPase (COG0206), with protein MSEMRGPVLLVGAGGAGSRLASRAGGILGLDTLQISSDPDDLGPGGVLVPTRGVINPSSRYIRGCTDSVSGGITERISGCGTAVIFANLAGRSGSAIAPLVSRICRQLGRPAVSFAMMPFGFEKDRIANSGTALKRLREDSGCTIVIDNDAFLGANPGMSPAECHGMTDSAVLYMAGSLGSLPEGTAVASTSRDGVNLEESFRDAFKALCTSAQPGGTGGSVLHVLGGRDAPVGVLGAISGLADGVLDGRGSVGLASGEGRSRVVMVTELQGATRFDSYDPLDAIPRSDTIDWDEPECSIDCELKLPHLE; from the coding sequence ATGAGTGAGATGAGGGGGCCTGTGCTGCTAGTTGGAGCAGGCGGGGCGGGATCCAGGCTTGCATCGCGTGCCGGCGGGATTCTCGGCCTCGATACCCTTCAGATCAGCAGCGACCCTGACGACCTGGGGCCAGGCGGGGTGCTGGTGCCGACTAGGGGCGTGATCAACCCGTCGAGCCGGTACATACGCGGCTGCACGGATTCTGTCTCGGGGGGTATAACGGAGAGGATATCCGGGTGCGGCACGGCTGTGATATTTGCCAACCTTGCCGGCAGGAGCGGCTCGGCGATAGCGCCGCTAGTCTCGCGGATATGCAGGCAGCTTGGCAGGCCTGCTGTCTCGTTTGCCATGATGCCGTTTGGGTTTGAAAAGGACCGCATAGCCAACTCGGGGACTGCGCTCAAGAGGCTCAGGGAGGACTCTGGGTGCACAATAGTGATAGATAATGACGCGTTTCTCGGTGCCAACCCCGGGATGAGCCCCGCCGAGTGCCACGGCATGACGGACTCGGCAGTCCTGTACATGGCGGGATCATTGGGCTCTTTACCTGAGGGCACAGCAGTGGCATCTACGAGCAGGGATGGCGTGAACCTTGAGGAATCATTTAGGGATGCATTCAAGGCGCTCTGTACCAGCGCCCAGCCCGGCGGCACCGGCGGTTCCGTGCTGCATGTGCTTGGCGGCAGGGATGCCCCGGTCGGTGTGCTGGGCGCCATATCCGGCCTGGCCGACGGGGTCCTGGATGGTAGGGGGTCAGTTGGCCTCGCCTCGGGGGAGGGCCGCTCGCGCGTGGTGATGGTTACAGAGCTGCAGGGGGCGACGCGCTTTGACTCGTACGACCCGCTTGACGCCATACCAAGGTCCGACACCATCGACTGGGACGAGCCGGAGTGCAGCATAGACTGTGAGCTGAAGCTGCCACATCTGGAATAA
- a CDS encoding ribosomal protein L31E (COG2097), whose amino-acid sequence MSQESERVYTIPLGKVLLSPDNRRAMRAINMIKEFATHHMKNANIRIDEEVSHQIWLRGIKSPPRKIRVRMVRADDGYILVSPYGEETKAEAADAKGAKEPKKLAEGAAEAAAKPEAKTEAKPDAKPKAEVKAKSEAKPEAKPKAETKEKPEAKPKAESKPEVKAKPEAKPKTEAKPDAKPKAESKTDTKPKTEAKEKSGESAGKSKPKGAGKDSGK is encoded by the coding sequence ATGTCCCAGGAATCAGAGCGCGTATACACGATACCCCTGGGCAAGGTGCTGCTCTCCCCGGATAACAGGCGCGCAATGAGGGCAATCAACATGATAAAGGAATTTGCCACCCACCACATGAAGAACGCCAACATAAGGATAGACGAGGAGGTCTCCCACCAGATCTGGCTGCGGGGCATAAAGAGTCCGCCGCGGAAGATAAGGGTCCGGATGGTCAGGGCCGATGACGGGTACATACTGGTCTCGCCTTACGGCGAAGAAACCAAGGCGGAGGCAGCCGATGCAAAGGGCGCCAAGGAGCCAAAGAAGCTGGCAGAAGGGGCGGCCGAGGCGGCAGCCAAGCCGGAGGCAAAGACAGAGGCCAAGCCTGATGCAAAACCAAAGGCAGAGGTAAAAGCAAAATCGGAAGCCAAGCCGGAGGCAAAGCCAAAGGCAGAGACCAAGGAAAAGCCAGAGGCAAAACCAAAGGCCGAGTCAAAACCAGAAGTTAAAGCAAAGCCGGAGGCAAAACCAAAGACGGAAGCCAAGCCTGATGCAAAACCAAAGGCAGAGTCAAAGACAGATACAAAACCAAAGACCGAGGCCAAGGAAAAATCAGGCGAATCAGCAGGCAAATCCAAGCCAAAGGGCGCCGGCAAAGATTCAGGCAAATAA
- a CDS encoding 2-methylthioadenine synthetase (COG0621), producing the protein MARIWIEAYGCSASQADSEMISGLLVNGGHTLAASPEESDAGVIVTCAVKDATANRMVHRIKMLGGRPLVVAGCLPKAEPGTMARISPGAALMGPNSIGRTVPVVEAALRGERRIELDDTDLTKTGLPKVRLNEAVGIVEIASGCLSECTFCQTKLAKGDLGSYRIGDIVRQVRAEVDDGCSEVWLTSTDNGCYGFDISEDLPGLLDAVITIPGRFRVRVGMMNPMYMPRIREGLAKSFQSDKLYRFLHIPVQSGSGRILGEMGRGRTAGIFADAARRFRSEFGGFTISTDVIVGFPGETDGDYESTEALIEEVRPDTVNLSRYSARPGTEAAGREQVDVQTVKRRSKRMYELSCRISLDRNKEWVGWKGDVLFSEATEGGIRGRNREYKPVYAEGAVLGETRQVRITKATNHCLVGEIES; encoded by the coding sequence GCCGATTCCGAGATGATATCGGGGCTGCTAGTCAACGGGGGGCACACGCTGGCCGCTTCGCCAGAAGAATCCGACGCCGGCGTGATAGTGACCTGCGCGGTAAAGGATGCCACGGCAAACAGGATGGTCCACAGGATAAAGATGCTCGGCGGCAGGCCGCTTGTGGTGGCGGGATGCCTGCCCAAGGCGGAACCGGGAACGATGGCCAGGATATCCCCGGGCGCGGCCCTGATGGGCCCAAACTCGATAGGCAGGACCGTCCCCGTTGTGGAGGCGGCGCTCCGGGGGGAGCGGCGTATCGAGCTTGATGATACGGATCTTACAAAGACGGGCCTGCCAAAGGTGCGGCTCAACGAGGCCGTGGGAATAGTAGAGATAGCCAGCGGCTGCCTCAGCGAGTGCACATTCTGCCAGACAAAGCTTGCAAAGGGGGACCTTGGGAGCTATAGAATAGGCGATATCGTCCGGCAGGTGCGCGCAGAAGTTGACGACGGATGCAGCGAAGTCTGGCTCACATCTACAGACAACGGCTGCTACGGGTTTGACATATCAGAAGACCTGCCGGGCCTGCTGGACGCGGTGATTACAATACCTGGAAGGTTCAGGGTGAGGGTGGGCATGATGAACCCCATGTATATGCCGCGCATACGCGAGGGGCTGGCAAAGTCTTTCCAGAGCGACAAGCTGTACAGGTTCCTGCACATACCGGTGCAGAGCGGGAGCGGGAGAATCCTGGGGGAGATGGGGCGCGGCCGGACCGCCGGCATATTTGCCGACGCGGCGCGGCGCTTCCGGTCGGAATTCGGGGGCTTTACAATATCGACCGATGTCATAGTGGGCTTTCCCGGCGAGACCGACGGGGACTATGAGAGCACAGAGGCCCTTATCGAGGAGGTCCGCCCCGATACGGTCAACCTGTCCCGGTACAGCGCCCGGCCGGGGACAGAGGCGGCAGGCCGGGAGCAGGTGGATGTACAGACGGTAAAGCGTAGAAGCAAGAGGATGTACGAGCTATCCTGCAGGATCTCCCTGGATAGGAACAAAGAGTGGGTGGGCTGGAAGGGCGATGTATTGTTCAGCGAGGCCACAGAAGGGGGCATCCGGGGGAGAAACCGCGAGTACAAGCCTGTCTATGCAGAAGGGGCCGTCCTCGGCGAGACCCGGCAGGTCCGCATTACAAAGGCCACCAATCACTGCCTTGTGGGCGAGATTGAGAGCTAA
- a CDS encoding ribosomal protein L39, with protein MGSRKPSGRKIRLQKKTKQAAPVPAWIILKTRRGVRTNPKRRAWRSTDVEVG; from the coding sequence ATGGGATCGCGCAAGCCTTCAGGCCGCAAGATCCGCCTGCAAAAAAAGACAAAGCAGGCGGCGCCCGTGCCCGCGTGGATAATACTAAAGACACGCAGGGGCGTCAGGACAAACCCCAAGCGCAGGGCGTGGCGGTCCACCGACGTGGAGGTCGGATAG
- a CDS encoding methionine synthase I, cobalamin-binding domain (COG1410) yields MAVPRVSSALRSVELRQDPPPLIIGERVNTQGSKKAKRMVLEDDYDGLVDLARTQVEEGAHCLDICVATTERADEKEFMVKLVKRISLEVDAPLVIDSTDPEIIEAAIRQIPGRPVINSINLEGDGSRFKKLAPLMARYGTPAIALCIGPRGMAKTPAEKLETAELLYNTGLEYGLGPEQFIFDVLTFTLATGEEEFVDSGASTLEGIKLVKERFPESYTVLGLSNISFGLSPYARKILNSVFLYHAVQNGLDCAIVNAREITPYAEIGPEDRKAAEDLIFNKDADALSRLISRFEGRDAGPSAGAGPEVDPSWPAGKRCNFRIVNRLKDGIKDDVVQAISERSPGAGAPKKTDDGLVLDDPADVTHAGAIATLNEDLLPAMKEVGDKFGSGELILPFVLKSAECMKAAVGELEKYLLKEEGSTKGKLVIGTVYGDVHDIGKNLVKTIFVNNGYTVYDMGKQVPLQAFLDKIEEVSPDAVGLSALLVSTSKQMQFFIEHARKAGLGVPVLCGGAAINTNYINRIAKDGGIYDPGVFYCATMFDGLKTMDALVSDKKEELVSSWKKKLEGWSEPAPRQTGEKLPRSNITPVVPPVPPSINERIRVSDIDMDEVWPFVDKKSLFRLSWGLRGKAGKAHEEEHEVLFEEWKARVVSDCLFEPRVVYGYFKCRGGDGTLEVDKPGGGSVTFEFPRSSRQGNLCLADYFGKDDIVAFQAVTVGTKAAETIDAWNAEDRYTDAYYLHGLAVETAEALAEWSNRRIRSELGLDGGCLRYSWGYPSCPDTLQHRLVWELLAPEESGMTLTEGGQIVPDQSTAAIVVHHTGAKYFGL; encoded by the coding sequence ATGGCCGTCCCAAGGGTTAGCTCCGCGCTGCGCTCGGTGGAGCTGCGGCAGGACCCTCCCCCGCTGATAATAGGCGAGCGCGTAAACACGCAGGGCTCCAAAAAGGCAAAGCGGATGGTGCTAGAAGACGACTACGACGGGCTCGTCGACCTTGCCCGGACCCAGGTGGAGGAGGGGGCCCACTGCCTGGACATCTGCGTGGCTACAACCGAGAGGGCCGACGAAAAAGAGTTCATGGTAAAGCTCGTAAAGAGGATAAGCCTCGAGGTAGACGCGCCCCTGGTAATAGACTCTACCGACCCCGAGATAATAGAGGCGGCCATACGCCAGATACCCGGCAGGCCGGTGATAAACTCGATAAACCTCGAGGGCGACGGCAGCCGCTTCAAAAAGCTCGCGCCATTAATGGCAAGGTATGGCACACCCGCGATAGCCCTGTGTATCGGGCCCCGCGGCATGGCAAAGACTCCGGCCGAAAAGCTCGAGACAGCCGAGCTGTTATACAATACGGGCCTCGAGTACGGCCTTGGCCCGGAACAGTTCATATTCGATGTGCTGACGTTTACGCTCGCCACAGGCGAGGAGGAGTTTGTAGATTCCGGGGCCAGCACTCTCGAGGGCATAAAGCTGGTCAAGGAGAGGTTCCCTGAATCGTATACGGTGCTCGGCCTGAGCAACATAAGCTTTGGTCTCTCCCCGTACGCAAGAAAGATCCTCAACTCGGTGTTCTTGTACCATGCTGTGCAAAACGGCCTCGACTGCGCCATAGTAAACGCAAGGGAGATCACGCCATACGCAGAGATAGGCCCCGAGGACAGAAAGGCCGCAGAGGACCTCATATTCAACAAAGATGCAGACGCCCTCTCCAGGCTGATATCGCGCTTTGAGGGGAGGGATGCCGGGCCGTCTGCCGGCGCGGGGCCCGAGGTGGACCCGTCGTGGCCCGCCGGAAAGAGGTGCAACTTTCGCATTGTAAACAGGCTCAAGGACGGGATAAAAGACGACGTGGTGCAGGCCATATCCGAGAGGTCCCCGGGCGCGGGCGCGCCAAAAAAGACGGACGACGGCCTCGTCCTCGATGATCCCGCGGATGTAACTCATGCAGGCGCCATAGCCACACTCAACGAGGACCTGCTGCCCGCCATGAAGGAGGTAGGCGACAAGTTTGGCTCAGGCGAGCTCATACTTCCTTTTGTGTTAAAGTCTGCAGAATGCATGAAAGCAGCAGTGGGCGAGCTTGAAAAATACCTCCTCAAGGAGGAGGGATCCACAAAGGGCAAGCTCGTAATAGGGACAGTATACGGCGATGTACACGACATAGGCAAGAACCTGGTCAAGACGATATTTGTCAACAACGGGTATACCGTATACGACATGGGCAAGCAGGTGCCCCTGCAGGCGTTTCTCGACAAGATAGAGGAGGTGAGTCCAGACGCGGTGGGCCTCTCGGCTCTTTTAGTATCGACCTCCAAGCAGATGCAGTTCTTTATAGAGCATGCAAGAAAGGCAGGCCTTGGCGTGCCGGTCCTCTGCGGGGGGGCCGCCATCAACACCAACTATATCAACAGGATAGCAAAAGATGGCGGCATATACGATCCCGGCGTGTTCTATTGCGCGACCATGTTCGACGGGCTAAAAACCATGGACGCACTGGTATCCGACAAAAAAGAAGAGCTTGTCTCATCGTGGAAAAAGAAGCTAGAAGGCTGGAGCGAGCCCGCACCCAGGCAGACAGGTGAGAAGCTGCCGCGCAGCAATATAACGCCCGTCGTCCCGCCTGTGCCCCCGAGCATAAACGAGAGGATCCGCGTATCGGATATCGACATGGACGAGGTGTGGCCGTTTGTCGACAAAAAGTCGCTCTTCCGGCTCTCGTGGGGCTTGCGAGGAAAGGCGGGCAAGGCGCATGAAGAGGAGCACGAGGTGTTGTTTGAAGAGTGGAAGGCGCGCGTCGTATCCGACTGTCTCTTTGAACCCCGGGTGGTCTATGGGTATTTCAAGTGCCGCGGCGGCGACGGCACTCTCGAGGTGGACAAGCCCGGCGGCGGGAGCGTCACCTTTGAGTTTCCCCGCTCGTCAAGGCAGGGGAATCTGTGCCTTGCCGACTATTTCGGCAAGGACGACATAGTGGCGTTCCAGGCGGTTACGGTGGGCACAAAAGCAGCCGAGACAATAGACGCGTGGAACGCAGAAGACAGGTATACAGACGCATACTATCTGCACGGCCTGGCAGTCGAGACTGCAGAGGCGCTAGCTGAATGGTCGAACCGCCGGATAAGATCCGAGCTTGGCCTTGATGGCGGGTGCCTCCGGTACAGCTGGGGCTATCCTAGCTGTCCCGACACACTGCAGCACAGGCTCGTCTGGGAGCTTTTAGCGCCAGAAGAATCCGGCATGACCCTTACCGAGGGCGGCCAGATAGTGCCCGACCAGTCGACAGCTGCGATAGTTGTCCACCATACTGGCGCAAAGTACTTTGGATTATAG
- a CDS encoding NTP pyrophosphohydrolase (COG0494), producing the protein MDLPLVRSRLSSAISPPSEHGGRKPAAVLVVIHGAEPHVVMTEKPASLRVHAGEISFPGGKPEDGDADLLHTALRETREEIGLDVPRGAVTGQMGPVVTLNSGFVITPFVAVLDCIPGLAANEEVERIFEVPLGPLLRTEAADTDPDHHAIQEMSVFTFGDRTVWGASARILGQAAAALGVRGPAAERPSGEQSRDFAGFI; encoded by the coding sequence ATGGACCTGCCACTAGTAAGGTCTAGGCTGTCTAGTGCCATAAGCCCGCCGTCTGAACACGGCGGCAGAAAGCCCGCCGCAGTGCTGGTGGTCATACACGGCGCCGAGCCGCATGTCGTGATGACCGAAAAGCCCGCAAGCCTCAGGGTGCACGCGGGCGAGATATCGTTTCCCGGCGGCAAGCCAGAAGACGGGGATGCGGACCTGCTGCACACCGCCCTCAGGGAGACCCGGGAGGAGATCGGCCTTGACGTGCCGCGCGGCGCAGTCACCGGACAGATGGGGCCCGTCGTCACGCTAAACTCGGGCTTTGTGATAACCCCGTTTGTGGCGGTGCTGGACTGCATACCGGGCCTTGCGGCCAACGAGGAGGTGGAGAGGATATTCGAGGTGCCACTGGGGCCGCTGCTGCGCACAGAGGCGGCTGATACGGATCCTGATCACCACGCCATACAGGAGATGTCGGTGTTCACGTTCGGGGACAGGACCGTCTGGGGGGCGTCGGCAAGGATACTGGGACAGGCGGCGGCAGCGCTCGGGGTGCGGGGCCCCGCCGCGGAACGGCCCTCCGGGGAACAGTCCCGAGACTTTGCGGGATTCATTTAA